The Vicinamibacteria bacterium nucleotide sequence TCGCCACCGTGCTCGCGTTCGTCGGGCTCTATGGTGTCACCGCGTTCGGGGTCGCACGCCGCGCCCCCGAGATCGGGCTCAGAATGGCGCTCGGCGCCGAAGCCAACGCCGTGGTGAGGATGGTGCTGAGAGAGGTCTTCTCGCTCGTTGCCGTCGGTGTCGCCCTAGCGCTTCCCGTCGCCTGGTGGCTCTCCGAGCTGGTTCGCAGTCAGCTCTATGGGGTCGCGCCGCGTGACCCCTGGACGATGGCGCTGGCGACGATCGCGTTGGTGGCGGTGGCGTTTCTCGCAGGCTCGGTGCCCGCGATGCGAGCGAGCCGTCTGAGCCCCGTATCGGTGCTCCGCTACGACTGAGAGTTGATTATTCGTCCAGCACGCCTCGGTACAGATCGTCCACGACGAGCTCGCAGTCGATGGACTCGAGGGTGAGGCGCTCTCCCGATCGAGCCGTGCGGCGACGCCACGAACCATCCTCGCGGCGCCAAACCTCGACCTGTTCTTCCTTCTGCGACAACAGAACGTATTCCTCGAACGACGGGATTTGTTTGTAGTGCTCGAATTTCTCGCCGCGATCGTAGCGCTCGGTCCCGTCGCTCAAGACCTCGACGAGCACTTTCGGATTCATGACCGTCTCGCGCCCTTCTCTGTCTCGCTCGAGAGGTCCGCACACGACGGTGACGTCAGGATACGTCGCGAGACCCGTCGCTGCGACGCGA carries:
- a CDS encoding Uma2 family endonuclease produces the protein MTRSATLHEYTYSEYLAHEAASNVKHEYLDGEIYAMAGGSPAHAELSVAVSSALRAQLQDGPCRVFSSDLRIRVAATGLATYPDVTVVCGPLERDREGRETVMNPKVLVEVLSDGTERYDRGEKFEHYKQIPSFEEYVLLSQKEEQVEVWRREDGSWRRRTARSGERLTLESIDCELVVDDLYRGVLDE